A genome region from Thiohalophilus sp. includes the following:
- the aprB gene encoding adenylyl-sulfate reductase subunit beta: protein MPTFVYMTRCDGCGHCVDICPSDIMHIDKVTRRAYNIEPNMCWECYSCVKACPMNAIDVRGYADFAPLGHSVRVKRDEEKGVIAWRIKFRNGEKDMELLAPITTKPWGKHIPKLASVQGPTKEMRDSQLLFNEPKYIRLDDGDIHTLKSNGLKMKAGVYY from the coding sequence ATGCCTACTTTTGTATATATGACGCGTTGTGATGGCTGTGGCCATTGCGTCGATATCTGTCCGTCAGACATCATGCACATCGACAAGGTCACTCGTCGTGCATATAACATTGAACCCAACATGTGCTGGGAGTGCTACTCCTGTGTAAAAGCCTGCCCGATGAACGCCATTGATGTACGGGGTTACGCAGACTTTGCGCCGCTGGGGCACTCGGTCCGTGTGAAACGTGACGAGGAAAAAGGTGTTATTGCCTGGCGTATCAAGTTCCGCAACGGCGAAAAAGACATGGAACTGCTTGCACCTATTACAACCAAGCCATGGGGTAAACACATTCCCAAGCTCGCTTCAGTGCAAGGTCCTACCAAGGAAATGCGTGACAGCCAGTTGCTGTTTAACGAACCGAAATATATTCGTCTTGATGACGGGGATATACACACCTTGAAATCAAACGGGTTAAAAATGAAAGCAGGGGTGTACTACTGA
- a CDS encoding DUF3301 domain-containing protein, producing MTLTGLLVFIPIALLAVLWWKGMGSKEIARRAGIRACREAGVQFLDDSVALHKLRVRRGPRGTLALYRLYDFEFTSSGERRHNGYIHMLGHYVQKLEMDPYPE from the coding sequence ATGACGCTGACGGGATTGCTTGTCTTTATCCCCATCGCCCTGCTGGCAGTATTGTGGTGGAAGGGGATGGGCAGCAAGGAGATCGCGCGTCGTGCCGGCATCCGTGCCTGCCGCGAGGCCGGGGTCCAGTTTCTCGACGATAGTGTTGCGCTGCACAAACTGCGAGTGCGGCGCGGGCCGCGCGGTACGCTGGCGCTTTACCGGTTGTATGACTTCGAGTTCACCAGCAGTGGCGAGCGTCGCCACAATGGTTACATTCACATGCTGGGACATTACGTGCAAAAGCTGGAGATGGACCCTTATCCGGAATAG
- a CDS encoding host attachment protein has product MNNTWVLVANASEARLFNLIKSDLERVNSFSHDESRMKGEDLASDRPGAYQSDVNREGHGSYAEPTNPKEYEKDRFARELANVLNKARSENQFNELVIVASPHFHGLINQHLDDESSEKVSHNIEKDYTQVKDSDMLDTLLPYLRPYLKE; this is encoded by the coding sequence ATGAATAACACCTGGGTGCTTGTTGCCAACGCCAGCGAAGCCCGCCTTTTCAACCTGATCAAGTCCGATCTCGAACGGGTGAACAGCTTCTCGCACGACGAAAGCCGCATGAAGGGCGAAGACCTGGCCAGCGATCGCCCGGGCGCCTACCAGAGCGACGTCAACCGTGAAGGGCATGGCAGTTATGCGGAACCGACCAATCCCAAAGAGTATGAAAAGGACCGTTTCGCCCGGGAACTGGCAAACGTCCTTAACAAGGCGCGCAGTGAGAATCAGTTCAACGAACTGGTCATCGTCGCCTCTCCCCACTTTCACGGCCTCATCAATCAGCATCTTGATGATGAATCCAGCGAGAAGGTAAGCCACAACATCGAAAAAGATTACACCCAGGTAAAGGATAGCGATATGCTGGATACGCTCCTCCCCTACCTGCGTCCGTACCTGAAGGAATAA
- the trhA gene encoding PAQR family membrane homeostasis protein TrhA, translating into MKKGERFNTISHLVGATLALAGVVVLLVVATNSGDGFKIVSFSVYGGSLFLLYLISTLYHGLRGRAKRVFRVLDHQAIYLLIAGTYTPFTLVTLEGSVGWWLFGAIWGLAVLGIVIDGVFRNGMRIAPFIIYLLMGWLILLALVPLLAGLPFSGFVWLLAGGLFYTGGIVFFALDRRYPWMHGLWHLCVLAGSISHYVAILFYV; encoded by the coding sequence ATGAAAAAGGGCGAGCGTTTCAATACCATCTCTCACCTCGTTGGCGCCACACTTGCGCTGGCGGGTGTGGTCGTGCTGCTGGTTGTTGCGACAAATAGCGGTGATGGATTCAAGATCGTATCATTCAGCGTGTACGGCGGCTCGCTGTTCCTGCTTTATCTGATCTCGACGCTTTATCACGGGTTGCGTGGCCGGGCGAAGCGGGTGTTTCGTGTTCTGGATCACCAGGCCATTTATCTGCTTATTGCCGGCACCTATACCCCGTTTACGCTGGTGACGCTGGAAGGCAGCGTGGGCTGGTGGCTGTTCGGGGCCATCTGGGGACTGGCGGTGCTGGGTATCGTGATCGATGGTGTGTTTCGAAACGGGATGCGTATTGCCCCGTTTATTATCTATTTGCTGATGGGCTGGCTTATCCTGCTGGCGCTTGTGCCCTTGCTGGCCGGTTTGCCATTCAGCGGTTTTGTCTGGTTGCTGGCCGGGGGGCTTTTCTATACGGGCGGGATCGTCTTTTTTGCCCTGGACCGTCGTTATCCGTGGATGCACGGCCTGTGGCATCTGTGTGTGCTGGCCGGCAGCATCAGCCATTACGTGGCCATACTGTTCTATGTTTGA
- a CDS encoding ATP-grasp domain-containing protein: protein MVQNIFVLGADDFNCKLLDEIHDDRGYEFHSLLTFDEVKGVDKYPSFNGLIEQAESVLGHFEGRIDAIVGYWDFPVNSMVPVLCEKHNLVSPSLESELKCDHKYWSRCEQKKVIPGHTPAFESLDPFAEDAAEKIQMAFPFWIKPVKSTDSFLAFRVNNRQDLDEALRKIRDKIDYIGAPFNELLGHATLPDYVREVEGHHCIIEEMISGHQCTVEGHAYEGEIISHGIIDSFNYPGGSSFFRYEYPSQLPQEIKDAMVETSRTIMSHIGFDNGAFNIEYFYDMNTGDYQLLEINPRISQSHSEMFQFVDGTSNHQIMVDLALGNKPDFKARAGRFACAAKFYLRRFEDGKVSHVPGADELDRLRNSIPGVDIDINIEKGTQLSALIEQDSYSFDLANIYIGAGDTRELLEKFRKVVEALPIEIEGEVSREWKQAALRASYEMVFLGDVFK from the coding sequence ATGGTGCAAAATATCTTTGTTCTCGGCGCGGACGATTTCAACTGCAAGTTACTTGACGAGATCCATGATGATCGCGGTTATGAATTTCATAGTCTGCTCACTTTTGATGAGGTCAAGGGGGTTGATAAGTACCCGTCTTTTAATGGCCTGATCGAGCAGGCCGAATCGGTGCTTGGCCATTTTGAAGGTCGCATCGATGCCATAGTCGGCTACTGGGATTTTCCGGTCAACTCCATGGTGCCTGTTCTGTGTGAGAAACATAACCTGGTATCACCTTCGCTCGAGAGCGAGCTCAAGTGCGATCACAAGTACTGGAGTCGTTGCGAGCAGAAAAAGGTTATTCCCGGACACACGCCGGCTTTTGAGTCCCTGGATCCTTTTGCTGAAGATGCGGCGGAAAAGATCCAGATGGCCTTTCCGTTCTGGATCAAGCCGGTGAAGTCCACGGACTCATTTCTGGCGTTTCGTGTTAATAATCGCCAGGACCTGGACGAGGCGCTGCGAAAGATCCGCGACAAGATCGACTATATTGGTGCCCCCTTCAATGAATTACTGGGCCATGCAACCCTGCCTGACTATGTCAGGGAAGTGGAAGGGCATCACTGCATCATCGAGGAGATGATCTCCGGTCATCAATGTACCGTGGAAGGGCATGCCTACGAAGGTGAGATAATTTCCCACGGCATAATCGATTCGTTTAACTATCCGGGCGGATCCTCTTTCTTTCGCTATGAGTATCCCTCGCAACTTCCGCAGGAGATCAAGGATGCGATGGTTGAGACTTCCCGGACGATTATGTCGCATATCGGCTTTGACAATGGCGCTTTCAATATTGAATATTTTTACGACATGAATACTGGCGATTATCAATTGCTGGAGATCAATCCCCGGATTTCCCAGTCTCACAGTGAAATGTTTCAGTTCGTCGACGGGACCTCAAATCATCAGATAATGGTGGATCTGGCCCTCGGAAATAAGCCGGATTTCAAGGCCCGGGCCGGACGGTTTGCTTGTGCCGCCAAGTTTTATTTGCGCCGTTTCGAGGATGGAAAGGTCAGCCATGTTCCGGGTGCCGATGAACTCGATCGCCTGCGCAACTCTATTCCCGGGGTTGATATTGATATCAATATTGAAAAAGGCACGCAGCTGTCCGCTCTGATTGAACAGGATAGTTACAGTTTTGACCTGGCAAACATCTATATTGGTGCCGGTGATACGCGGGAGCTGCTGGAAAAGTTTCGCAAGGTGGTCGAGGCTCTGCCGATTGAGATTGAGGGCGAAGTGAGTCGCGAATGGAAACAAGCCGCATTAAGGGCCAGCTACGAAATGGTTTTTCTCGGCGATGTTTTCAAATAA
- a CDS encoding AMP-binding protein yields the protein MTCPPHSEPDTDVDIRHRLLDIVRTLSRELHPDRDDSEIQLDAALERELGFDSLTRAELLTRLEREFQIGLSEQLLASAETPRDLLRAVTSAAPQQAQKRERSQPAAPANRTEAGAAPHRATTLLEVLDWHVQTQPERVQLYLYDEAEDPQPISYRSLRDGALAIAAGLLAHGVKPGQTVAIMLPTGREYLFCFFGILYAGAIPVPIYPPARPSQLEDHLQRHAGILANAATVLLITVSEARPLARLLKSRVQTLDTIATPDDLHREPAELLPPITSQDIAFLQYTSGSTGQPKGVVLSHADLLANIRAMGRAIRVDSTDVFVSWLPLYHDMGLIGAWLGSLYYAMTLVLMSPLTFLTRPQRWLWAVHRHRGTLSAGPNFAYELCLTRIPDEALAGLDLGSLRMLFNGAEPVSPQTVRRFNRRFAQYGLHPTALAPVYGLAEAAVGLAFPPLGRGPRIDRIVRDIFVDEARAQPAAEEDPHTLEYVACGQPLPGYELRVVDDSSRELPDRQQGRLQFRGPSATSGYYRNPKATRALFDDGWLETGDLAYIADGEVYLTSRIKDVIIRGGRNIYPYEAEHAIGELEGVRKGCVAIFGSVDPDSGTERLVVMAETRLTDSAARADLQTRIRHTSHDLLGLPPDKVVLAPPRTILKTSSGKIRRPATRELYEQGRVGDKPRAVWWQIVRLVGASLLPETRRVWRGLRHLTYAAYVQLLFWLLAPPVWTLVVILPRESWRWAVMRRGARLLLRLAGVPLQVHGTEHLAGNGARVMVANHASYLDGVVLVAALDQPFSFVAKGELQSQWLAGLFLKRIGTQFVERFDKQKGVIDARRITGLARGGRSLLFFPEGTLRRMPGLMAFHMGAFAAAAEAGLAVVPITLRGTRSILRGNTWFPRQGAVSVLISEPIIPDGNDWAAAVRLRDAARNRILKQLGEPDLARDMS from the coding sequence ATGACCTGCCCGCCCCACAGCGAACCGGACACGGACGTCGACATCCGGCACAGGCTGCTGGATATCGTGCGCACGCTCAGCCGCGAACTGCATCCCGATCGCGATGACAGCGAGATTCAGCTCGACGCCGCACTGGAGCGCGAGCTGGGCTTCGACAGCCTGACACGCGCGGAATTGCTGACACGTCTCGAACGCGAATTTCAGATCGGCCTGTCCGAACAATTGCTGGCCAGCGCCGAAACCCCGCGCGATCTGCTGCGGGCCGTTACCAGCGCCGCGCCGCAGCAAGCCCAAAAACGGGAACGCTCGCAGCCGGCGGCACCCGCCAACAGAACGGAAGCCGGGGCCGCGCCACACCGTGCCACGACCCTGCTCGAGGTGCTTGACTGGCATGTGCAGACCCAGCCCGAGCGGGTGCAGCTCTACCTGTATGATGAAGCCGAGGATCCACAACCGATCAGTTACCGGTCCCTGCGCGACGGCGCGCTGGCCATCGCCGCCGGGCTGCTGGCGCATGGGGTCAAACCGGGACAAACCGTGGCCATCATGCTGCCCACCGGCCGGGAATATCTGTTTTGTTTTTTCGGCATTTTATATGCCGGGGCGATTCCGGTGCCCATCTACCCCCCGGCGCGGCCCTCGCAACTGGAGGATCATCTGCAACGCCATGCCGGCATCCTGGCCAATGCCGCGACGGTACTGCTGATCACCGTCAGCGAAGCCCGGCCGCTGGCGCGCCTGCTCAAATCCCGGGTGCAGACGCTGGACACGATCGCCACGCCGGACGACCTGCACCGGGAACCGGCCGAGCTGCTGCCGCCGATCACGTCGCAGGATATCGCGTTTTTGCAATACACCTCCGGCAGCACCGGCCAACCCAAGGGCGTGGTGCTCAGCCACGCGGATCTGCTGGCCAACATCCGTGCCATGGGCCGCGCCATCCGGGTGGATTCCACCGACGTGTTCGTCAGCTGGTTGCCGCTTTATCATGACATGGGGTTGATCGGTGCCTGGCTCGGCAGTCTGTACTATGCGATGACCCTGGTGCTGATGTCACCGCTGACGTTTCTGACCCGACCGCAACGCTGGTTGTGGGCCGTGCACCGCCATCGCGGCACGCTCAGCGCCGGGCCCAATTTTGCCTATGAACTGTGTCTGACCCGCATTCCCGATGAGGCTCTCGCCGGTCTGGATCTGGGCTCCCTGCGCATGCTGTTCAACGGCGCCGAACCGGTCAGTCCGCAAACCGTCCGGCGTTTCAACCGGCGCTTCGCGCAATACGGTTTGCATCCGACCGCCCTGGCGCCGGTTTACGGACTGGCCGAAGCGGCGGTGGGACTGGCCTTTCCGCCCCTGGGGCGCGGCCCGCGAATCGATCGCATCGTGCGCGATATTTTCGTCGATGAAGCACGCGCGCAACCCGCCGCCGAAGAGGATCCCCATACCCTGGAATATGTCGCCTGCGGCCAGCCACTACCGGGTTATGAACTGCGCGTCGTCGATGACAGCAGCCGCGAGTTACCCGATCGGCAGCAGGGCCGGCTGCAATTTCGCGGGCCATCCGCCACCAGCGGTTACTATCGCAATCCCAAAGCCACCCGCGCGCTGTTCGATGATGGCTGGCTGGAAACCGGCGATCTCGCCTATATCGCCGACGGCGAGGTGTACCTGACCAGCCGCATCAAGGACGTCATCATCCGCGGCGGGCGCAATATTTACCCTTACGAGGCGGAACACGCCATCGGCGAGCTGGAAGGGGTGCGCAAGGGCTGCGTGGCGATATTCGGCAGCGTGGATCCGGATTCCGGCACCGAACGGCTGGTGGTGATGGCCGAAACCCGGCTCACTGATTCCGCCGCGCGCGCCGATCTGCAAACCCGCATCCGCCACACCAGCCACGATCTGCTCGGGCTGCCGCCGGACAAAGTGGTACTGGCACCGCCGCGCACCATTCTCAAAACCTCCAGCGGCAAAATCCGTCGTCCCGCCACTCGCGAGCTGTACGAGCAGGGCCGGGTCGGCGACAAGCCCCGTGCGGTCTGGTGGCAGATCGTACGCCTGGTCGGCGCCAGCCTGCTGCCCGAAACCCGCCGGGTCTGGCGCGGCCTGCGCCATCTCACCTACGCCGCCTATGTGCAACTGCTGTTCTGGCTGCTGGCCCCGCCGGTCTGGACGCTGGTGGTAATACTGCCGCGCGAGTCCTGGCGCTGGGCCGTCATGCGGCGCGGCGCGCGCCTGCTGCTGCGCCTGGCCGGCGTACCGCTGCAGGTGCACGGCACTGAACACCTGGCGGGCAATGGCGCCCGTGTGATGGTCGCCAATCATGCGAGTTACCTGGACGGCGTGGTGCTGGTGGCGGCGCTGGATCAGCCCTTCAGCTTCGTCGCCAAGGGGGAACTGCAGTCACAATGGCTGGCCGGCCTGTTTCTCAAGCGCATCGGCACGCAATTTGTCGAACGCTTCGACAAGCAAAAAGGCGTGATCGACGCCCGACGGATTACCGGGCTCGCACGTGGCGGACGCAGCCTGCTGTTTTTCCCCGAAGGCACGCTGCGACGCATGCCGGGGCTGATGGCCTTTCACATGGGCGCCTTCGCCGCCGCGGCGGAAGCCGGCCTCGCGGTAGTGCCGATCACCCTGCGGGGCACCCGCTCGATCCTGCGCGGCAACACCTGGTTCCCGCGCCAGGGGGCCGTAAGCGTGTTGATTAGCGAACCCATCATACCGGACGGCAATGACTGGGCCGCGGCAGTGCGCCTGCGCGATGCCGCGCGCAACCGGATACTCAAACAACTCGGCGAACCGGATCTGGCGAGGGATATGTCCTGA
- a CDS encoding PilZ domain-containing protein: MEHRHGERVRALALVRVCRSDRAGECRAGLLYNISQDGIFVLSNMRPAINTGLDVYIQSADNRINLCLPGQVVHANGHGFGLMFRRLNTQNRWLIRLFHENYRTTAKRQLIDDRQGVPGISEAGASFF; encoded by the coding sequence ATGGAACACCGGCATGGTGAACGTGTTCGGGCCCTGGCCCTGGTTCGTGTTTGTCGAAGTGATCGTGCAGGCGAGTGTCGGGCCGGGCTGTTATATAATATCAGCCAGGATGGCATTTTCGTGCTGAGTAATATGCGCCCGGCGATCAATACGGGCCTCGATGTGTACATTCAATCTGCTGATAATCGTATCAATTTGTGCCTGCCGGGGCAGGTCGTGCACGCCAATGGTCACGGGTTTGGTTTGATGTTTCGCCGGTTAAACACGCAAAACCGGTGGTTGATAAGATTGTTTCACGAGAATTACCGAACAACGGCGAAGCGGCAATTGATTGACGACCGCCAGGGAGTCCCGGGTATAAGCGAAGCCGGCGCATCGTTTTTTTGA
- a CDS encoding universal stress protein, which yields MYKHILVAIDGSETAQHALKAAIRLAKVQQSELLIVHVINEISMSLPEGGYVPDIQEAFRESGREILRQAESDAREDGVTAETILLEIDKFGQNAADMIVTEADNRGADLIVIGSHGRRGIRRLLLGSIAESVMRIASSPVLLIRGE from the coding sequence ATGTACAAACACATCCTGGTTGCCATCGACGGTAGCGAAACAGCGCAACATGCCCTCAAAGCCGCAATCCGGCTCGCCAAAGTGCAGCAATCAGAATTGCTGATTGTGCATGTCATCAATGAAATCAGCATGAGCTTGCCCGAGGGGGGCTATGTCCCCGATATACAAGAAGCGTTCCGCGAGTCCGGGCGCGAGATCCTGAGACAGGCCGAGTCGGACGCCCGCGAGGACGGTGTGACAGCCGAGACAATACTGCTCGAGATCGATAAATTCGGTCAAAATGCCGCCGATATGATCGTGACCGAAGCAGATAACCGGGGAGCCGACCTTATTGTGATCGGCAGCCACGGACGACGCGGTATTCGCCGCCTGTTACTGGGCAGCATCGCCGAGAGTGTGATGCGCATCGCATCCAGTCCGGTACTGTTGATTCGCGGCGAATAA
- a CDS encoding crotonase/enoyl-CoA hydratase family protein has product MTAFYSNNSLPFETPDYQQLLSCYDAERTALWCYLNPSPRPSFNLALLTEIGDLQNRVATYMNSGNITEPIHYFVFASATRGVFNLGGDVDLFIQLINTADRDALYDYARLCIDEVYANATGFGVPDLTTISLIQGSALGGGFECALSCNHVIAEEDSQMGFPEILFNLFPGMGALSLLSRKIGLSQAERLVQDGKMHSARALCEMGVIDELAADGEGTQAVNQFIRQHQRASNGRLAIRQASQRIAPVTHEELMDIVEFWVDAALRLTSRDLRMMSRIVAAQNRLEANEAVPAARQRPEQANVLELVRA; this is encoded by the coding sequence ATGACTGCCTTTTATAGTAATAATTCACTGCCATTTGAAACCCCGGACTACCAGCAGCTTTTGAGCTGTTACGACGCCGAGCGTACCGCGCTCTGGTGTTACCTGAACCCAAGTCCTCGTCCATCATTTAACCTGGCTCTGCTGACCGAAATTGGCGACTTGCAAAACAGAGTCGCCACCTATATGAATTCAGGCAACATCACCGAACCAATCCATTATTTTGTGTTCGCCTCCGCGACGCGCGGTGTTTTCAACCTGGGTGGCGATGTCGACCTGTTTATTCAGCTGATAAACACAGCCGACCGGGATGCACTGTACGACTATGCGCGTCTGTGCATTGATGAGGTCTATGCAAATGCCACCGGGTTTGGCGTCCCTGATCTCACCACCATTTCGCTGATACAGGGTTCGGCCCTGGGTGGTGGCTTTGAGTGTGCTCTTTCGTGTAATCACGTGATTGCCGAAGAGGATTCGCAGATGGGATTTCCGGAAATTTTATTCAATCTGTTTCCGGGCATGGGAGCGCTGAGTTTGCTTTCGCGTAAAATCGGTCTGTCACAGGCCGAGCGCCTGGTTCAGGATGGCAAAATGCACAGTGCCAGGGCGTTGTGTGAAATGGGTGTGATCGATGAGCTGGCGGCCGATGGCGAAGGAACACAGGCAGTCAACCAGTTCATTCGCCAGCACCAGCGCGCCTCAAACGGCCGTCTGGCCATTCGGCAGGCAAGCCAGCGTATTGCACCGGTGACCCATGAGGAGCTGATGGATATCGTCGAGTTCTGGGTGGATGCCGCATTACGCCTGACATCGCGGGACCTGCGCATGATGTCCAGGATTGTGGCTGCCCAGAATCGCCTCGAGGCCAACGAGGCGGTACCCGCTGCAAGACAGCGGCCTGAGCAGGCCAATGTCCTGGAGCTGGTACGCGCCTGA